In the Xiamenia xianingshaonis genome, one interval contains:
- a CDS encoding TIGR03960 family B12-binding radical SAM protein, with the protein MTNLWSRVAPLLADAERPARYLNHEFGCVYKEDAPFRFCMVYPDTYELGQANQAVRILVNRVNAEHGMGAERAFLPAPAFCDTLREEGVPLFSLEGCRPLAEFDVIGVTLPHELAATNILEALDLAGVPLRADARRDGDPIVVAGGPCAFNPEPYAPFFDAFNIGEGEEMLVEGLRLVRDRQDAGASRREIVRALADVGGWYVPSLYRWRGEDEAQAAGSWIEPLCAGVPDVIEKRIFEGFAQSSGWEPNVVPFAEVVHDRLNVEILRGCARGCRFCQAGMMYRPVRERSADNIVDSVVTGLAETGYDEVSLTSLSSTDHSQIAEILTRINAACEGRGVRVSVPSQRLDSFGVEMAELVAGQKKGGLTFAPEAGTQRLRDVINKNVTEEDLFAAVDAAFAAGWRRCKLYFMIGLPTETDEDVKGIASLAQRAYDRAKAAVPPEQRGSVRLSVSVAVFVPKAQTPFQWDGQITPEETLRRIQLLRNSVKYKAVDVNWHDPKTSFVEAVMSRGGREVAAVVEEAWRRGARFDAWTECFDEDAWRGAAEACGVDPEAVAQTTYPTDYVMPWSHVSTGVSVRFLALERKRAAEGRTTEDCTFGRCSACGACPALDADNELAQPRTSGGSNARKEAADE; encoded by the coding sequence GTGACGAATCTTTGGTCTCGGGTCGCTCCGCTGCTTGCGGACGCGGAGCGGCCTGCCCGCTACCTCAACCACGAATTCGGGTGCGTCTACAAAGAGGACGCCCCGTTTCGCTTCTGCATGGTCTACCCGGACACCTACGAGCTCGGTCAGGCGAACCAGGCCGTGCGCATCTTGGTCAACCGGGTGAACGCCGAGCACGGCATGGGCGCCGAGCGGGCGTTTCTGCCGGCGCCCGCCTTCTGCGACACGCTGCGCGAAGAGGGCGTCCCGCTGTTTTCGCTCGAAGGCTGCCGCCCGCTTGCCGAGTTCGACGTGATTGGCGTGACGCTGCCCCATGAGTTAGCTGCAACTAACATTCTAGAAGCCCTCGATCTGGCCGGCGTTCCGCTGCGGGCCGACGCGCGGCGCGACGGCGACCCGATCGTGGTGGCCGGCGGCCCGTGCGCGTTCAACCCCGAGCCCTACGCGCCGTTTTTCGACGCGTTCAACATCGGCGAGGGCGAAGAGATGCTGGTGGAGGGCTTGCGGCTCGTGCGCGACCGGCAGGATGCAGGCGCGTCCCGGCGCGAGATCGTGCGGGCGCTTGCGGACGTGGGCGGCTGGTACGTGCCGTCGCTGTACCGGTGGCGCGGCGAAGACGAGGCGCAGGCGGCCGGCTCGTGGATCGAGCCGCTTTGCGCGGGCGTGCCGGACGTCATCGAGAAGCGCATCTTCGAGGGCTTTGCGCAAAGTTCTGGCTGGGAGCCGAACGTCGTGCCGTTCGCCGAGGTGGTGCACGACCGCCTGAACGTCGAGATCCTGCGCGGGTGCGCCCGCGGCTGCCGGTTTTGCCAGGCGGGCATGATGTATCGGCCCGTGCGCGAGCGCAGCGCCGACAACATCGTGGACTCGGTTGTGACGGGGCTGGCCGAAACGGGGTATGACGAGGTGAGCCTCACGTCGCTGTCGTCGACCGACCACTCGCAGATTGCCGAGATCCTGACGCGCATCAACGCGGCCTGCGAAGGCCGGGGCGTGCGCGTGTCGGTGCCTTCGCAGCGGCTCGATTCGTTCGGCGTGGAAATGGCCGAGCTGGTGGCCGGGCAGAAAAAGGGAGGCCTCACGTTTGCGCCGGAGGCCGGCACGCAGCGGCTGCGCGACGTCATCAACAAGAACGTCACCGAAGAAGACCTGTTCGCGGCCGTGGACGCCGCGTTTGCCGCCGGTTGGCGCCGCTGCAAGCTCTACTTCATGATCGGGCTGCCGACCGAGACCGACGAAGACGTGAAGGGCATCGCGAGCCTGGCCCAGCGAGCCTACGACCGGGCGAAGGCCGCAGTGCCGCCCGAGCAGCGCGGCAGCGTGCGCCTGTCGGTGAGCGTCGCGGTGTTCGTGCCGAAGGCCCAGACGCCGTTCCAGTGGGACGGGCAGATAACGCCCGAGGAAACGCTGCGGCGCATCCAGCTTCTGCGCAACTCGGTGAAGTACAAGGCGGTGGACGTGAACTGGCACGATCCGAAGACGAGCTTCGTCGAGGCCGTCATGAGCCGCGGCGGGCGCGAGGTGGCGGCCGTCGTGGAAGAGGCGTGGCGGCGCGGGGCGCGCTTCGACGCCTGGACGGAATGCTTCGACGAGGACGCGTGGCGGGGCGCCGCCGAGGCGTGCGGCGTCGATCCGGAGGCGGTCGCGCAGACGACGTATCCGACCGACTACGTCATGCCGTGGAGCCATGTGTCCACGGGCGTGTCCGTGCGCTTTCTGGCCCTCGAGCGAAAGCGCGCCGCCGAGGGGCGCACGACCGAGGACTGCACGTTTGGGCGCTGCAGCGCCTGCGGGGCGTGTCCGGCGCTCGACGCGGACAACGAGCTGGCGCAGCCGCGCACGTCTGGCGGCTCGAACGCACGGAAGGAGGCCGCAGATGAGTGA
- a CDS encoding TIGR03936 family radical SAM-associated protein, which translates to MSDPRLFRLRVTFGKQGRLALLSHLEVARALERAVRRSGLPFAVSQGFSPHMRIAFGAALPVGVGGTSEIFDLLLTDYVAPARALCALQATSAPDLMPTACRYVEPQAPAASVAFPVGTYVAQLTDEVRELAVPTEVRVVRKKKEKTLVVGEFLRQEVEAAGNEVRFVLESKPSGSLRPDVLVREICAASASESGEALRVLSMTRTAQDPA; encoded by the coding sequence ATGAGTGATCCGCGCTTGTTCCGGCTGCGCGTCACGTTCGGCAAGCAGGGGCGGCTGGCGCTGCTGTCGCATTTGGAGGTCGCTCGTGCCCTTGAGCGGGCGGTGCGCCGCTCCGGCCTGCCCTTCGCGGTGAGCCAGGGGTTTTCGCCCCACATGAGGATAGCCTTCGGGGCGGCCCTGCCGGTGGGAGTGGGCGGCACCTCTGAGATCTTCGACCTGCTGCTGACCGACTACGTCGCGCCGGCCCGCGCGCTTTGCGCGCTGCAGGCGACGAGCGCGCCCGATCTCATGCCGACCGCGTGCCGCTATGTGGAGCCCCAGGCGCCTGCTGCGTCGGTCGCGTTTCCGGTCGGCACCTACGTCGCGCAGCTGACCGACGAGGTGCGAGAGCTGGCAGTGCCCACAGAAGTGCGCGTCGTGCGCAAGAAAAAGGAAAAGACCCTGGTCGTGGGCGAGTTTTTGCGCCAGGAGGTCGAGGCGGCGGGCAACGAGGTACGCTTCGTCCTGGAATCGAAGCCCTCAGGATCGCTGCGCCCCGACGTGCTTGTGCGCGAAATCTGCGCCGCCAGCGCGTCGGAGAGCGGTGAGGCGCTCCGCGTGCTGTCGATGACCCGCACGGCGCAGGACCCGGCGTAA